One segment of Chryseobacterium turcicum DNA contains the following:
- a CDS encoding HD domain-containing protein has translation MKIQKEIDFIIAVDALKNVQRRNYNADDSRRENTAEHSWQIIILAQILFPYAKNRADIDLLRVIRMLSIHDLVEIEAGDTFLFDEAAMVGKFEREKLSAQNIFGILDEPIRSEFFNLWLEFEEEQTPDAIFACAIDRIMPFILNTYTAGKSWTEAKVTELQIRNMLENAISRASDEMGEAFQTLLNLNLENGKVLR, from the coding sequence ATGAAAATACAGAAAGAGATTGATTTTATCATCGCCGTAGATGCTCTGAAAAATGTACAGAGAAGAAATTATAATGCAGATGATTCTAGAAGAGAAAATACCGCGGAACATTCTTGGCAAATCATTATTTTGGCGCAAATTCTTTTTCCTTATGCGAAAAACAGAGCCGATATCGATTTATTGAGAGTAATAAGAATGCTTTCTATTCATGATTTAGTAGAAATTGAAGCCGGTGATACTTTTCTTTTTGATGAAGCGGCAATGGTAGGGAAGTTTGAAAGAGAAAAGCTGTCTGCACAAAATATTTTTGGTATTTTAGATGAGCCTATTCGTTCAGAATTTTTCAATCTGTGGCTTGAATTTGAAGAAGAACAAACTCCTGATGCTATTTTTGCGTGTGCTATCGACAGAATAATGCCTTTTATTCTCAACACTTATACCGCTGGAAAAAGCTGGACTGAAGCCAAGGTAACCGAACTGCAAATAAGAAATATGCTGGAAAATGCCATAAGCAGAGCTTCAGATGAAATGGGAGAGGCTTTTCAGACTTTATTAAACTTAAATTTAGAGAACGGAAAAGTCTTGAGATAG
- a CDS encoding SGNH/GDSL hydrolase family protein, producing MTFIYKTIYLSIFSIFSCTLINAQNKVPFGVVKAEEGYAMVRVHKEDYRKIVDKIRMKRGDVFVYVKPAPGETEWIWIKYPEKEELPKPFVRYDSLNKEGMVNKSRIAFIDQLPKFTPILSKNGRSITFTDNNNQKIPTAQRTKVVIDIYPSSAKFKKQEKDAEGNIIKIDKQKPWGISKELPEDLKEVKSVRVQQPGRGSVFVREAIKNMFQPTMDFENMGVTSIDDDHIFLYMINGSGKDRYTTFWTIKEGRAISQIVYANPE from the coding sequence ATGACTTTCATCTACAAAACAATCTATTTATCGATATTCAGTATTTTTTCTTGTACTTTAATTAATGCCCAAAATAAAGTTCCTTTTGGGGTGGTAAAAGCCGAAGAAGGATATGCAATGGTGCGTGTACACAAAGAAGATTACCGAAAAATCGTTGATAAAATAAGAATGAAAAGAGGCGATGTTTTTGTTTATGTAAAGCCGGCTCCCGGAGAAACAGAATGGATTTGGATAAAATATCCTGAGAAAGAAGAACTTCCAAAGCCTTTTGTAAGGTACGATAGCCTTAATAAAGAAGGAATGGTAAATAAAAGCCGTATTGCATTTATCGATCAGCTTCCAAAATTTACTCCCATATTATCTAAAAATGGAAGATCTATTACTTTCACCGATAATAACAACCAAAAGATACCAACCGCTCAAAGAACGAAAGTGGTGATTGACATCTATCCTTCGAGTGCAAAATTCAAAAAGCAGGAAAAAGATGCAGAAGGAAATATCATTAAAATCGACAAACAAAAACCTTGGGGTATCAGCAAAGAACTTCCTGAAGATTTAAAGGAAGTAAAATCGGTACGTGTACAACAACCGGGAAGAGGTTCTGTTTTTGTGAGAGAAGCCATCAAAAATATGTTTCAGCCTACGATGGATTTTGAAAACATGGGCGTAACTTCCATTGACGATGACCATATTTTTCTTTACATGATTAATGGTTCAGGAAAAGACCGATACACTACTTTTTGGACCATCAAAGAAGGAAGAGCCATCAGTCAGATTGTTTACGCCAATCCTGAATAA
- a CDS encoding acyl-CoA thioesterase, which yields MTTEERIQSSETRIFKAVFPNTTNHYDTLFGGTAMQLMDEVAFITATRFARKRVVTVSSDKIDFKKPIPAGTIVELIGKVSHVGKTSMKVNVEIYTEQMYSYEREKAIVGDFTFVAIDEFKKPIQIL from the coding sequence ATGACTACAGAAGAAAGAATTCAATCATCGGAAACCCGAATTTTCAAAGCCGTTTTCCCTAACACGACCAATCATTACGATACCCTTTTCGGAGGAACAGCGATGCAATTGATGGATGAAGTAGCCTTTATTACTGCTACAAGATTCGCAAGAAAACGCGTGGTAACGGTAAGCAGCGATAAAATAGATTTTAAAAAACCAATTCCTGCAGGAACCATCGTAGAGCTTATCGGAAAAGTTTCCCACGTTGGAAAAACGAGTATGAAGGTGAATGTAGAAATCTACACCGAGCAAATGTATTCTTATGAAAGAGAGAAGGCAATTGTAGGAGATTTTACTTTTGTAGCGATTGATGAATTTAAGAAACCAATTCAAATACTATAG
- a CDS encoding ATP-binding cassette domain-containing protein, translated as MSILHIDNITKSFGEKDILKDIYLSCETGKTSGILGRNGCGKSTLFQIIFGTVKGNTQYIKFDNTILKTQFERKNKIAYLPQHSFLPKNIKIKNLINLFCDKENSRKISDLALIHPFFNETPTTLSGGELRIVEALLIIYSKAEFILLDEPFHSLSPKIISKLKTIIKQQTEQKGFIISDHQYHDVLDISDNIFLLSEGYLRPVKDLTELKRFNYLPQNI; from the coding sequence ATGAGTATACTTCACATCGACAATATTACAAAGTCTTTTGGTGAAAAAGATATTTTAAAAGACATTTATCTAAGCTGTGAAACAGGAAAAACATCAGGGATTCTGGGACGAAACGGTTGTGGAAAATCAACTTTGTTTCAAATTATTTTTGGAACAGTAAAAGGAAATACGCAATATATAAAATTCGACAATACCATTCTAAAAACTCAATTTGAAAGAAAAAATAAAATTGCTTATTTACCTCAACATTCATTTTTACCAAAGAATATAAAAATCAAGAATTTGATTAATTTATTTTGTGATAAAGAAAATAGCCGAAAAATTTCTGACTTAGCATTAATTCATCCTTTTTTTAATGAAACCCCAACAACACTTTCAGGTGGAGAACTCAGAATTGTAGAAGCGCTATTGATTATTTATTCTAAAGCTGAATTTATCTTATTGGATGAGCCTTTTCATAGTTTATCGCCGAAAATAATTAGTAAATTAAAAACAATTATTAAACAGCAAACTGAGCAAAAAGGATTTATCATTTCTGACCATCAATATCATGATGTTCTCGATATTTCTGATAACATTTTTCTTCTTTCAGAGGGTTATTTAAGACCCGTTAAAGATTTAACAGAATTAAAGAGATTTAATTATCTTCCTCAAAATATTTAA